The nucleotide sequence CGGACCTGAAATATGCGAGCGAACTGATTCGCGGCGACCATCTTCTGCGAGCCGATGACCAGCTCGACGTGTCAATGGACGGAGTCTATCGGCGCGGCGAGTTCTATCTGCGTTGGCTGCAGATCACCAGTTCCATGTTTTTTGGAACGCCCATGGGACGATTCGCAACTCTGTTCCTGATCATCCCGTTCGGTGGGGCCAAGATCATCGTTGTGGGTGTCGAGCACATAATCCATCTTTTCACTGGAAAAGGACGTCATCAGGCTGGAGCACCCTCTGACGCAGCCGATCCAGCCGAACCCTTGCAGGGTGACGAGGATTCCGGGGCCGGGTCCGATTCTGATGCAGCTGAACCTGCCGCTGAAGTGCAGGAGGCATCAGTAAGAATCCCCGCAAATGACGCGTCCCCGGACGCCTTCGGTGGGAACAGCCGATCGGCCGAAGTGATGGGGGCCACTTCGAGCGAACTTGTCGGAAAGAGCCAAACGGAGAATTCCAGTCTGCAGACGTCGCGTACAGAGGCGACGATTTCGGACGACAATGACGCGTCCAGCGTCGTGGGGACATCAGGAGAGCGACCGGATCCGGAATTTGCATCTCGGTTTCGATTAGATGGGGCTGACCTGGATGTCGATCAAGCTATTCCCACGGTCCTGGTTCAGGAGGCTTCTTCAGATCCGGTGCGAGATGTTATTGCCAAAGAGGTCTCCTCGCTTTCGCTGGTCCTGGCGGTTGGGCTGGTCTTGATGGGCCTGATTCATGTACCAACCTTTCGGCAATACACTGTTCGGATTCTGAAACGTGTGTGGAAACTGGTTCATCGAGTGGCAATCGACTGGCCGGCAAGAATTCTGCAGTTGCCGTTCGTTCAGATGCTCTGGCGGAACCGAACATTCGTTCGGATTCGCCGTGTCTTCATCAGTCCGTTTCTGATTTCGCTGGCTTTTTGTCAGTGGCTTCCATGGCTGTTTGGCCTGCAGCCCAGGAACTGGTGGTGGGTGACCGTGATCGGCGCGCTGCTCAGTCTTGCGTTGAACAGCCGACTTGGACGCGATGCGGAAGAGCTGACTGCCGAATGGCTGGCAAATCTCTGGTACAATTTCCATGCCCGAGTTCTGATGGCTGTCATTGACTGGATTATCGACTTCTTCAAGACGTTACTGGGGTTTGTGGAGCGTTTCCTTTATGCGGTGGATGAATGGCTTCGATTCCACAGTGCCGAAAGCTGGTTTACCGTCGTTGCCAAGGCCATTCTGGGTGTCATCTGGTCGTTCGTTTCCTTTCTCATCAGAATCTATGTCAATCTGATGATCGAGCCGACGTTTCATCCGGTGAAACATTTCCCGGTGGTTACCGTGGCTCACAAGATGCTCTTTCCATTTCTTCTGGTGCTCGACCAGATGATGCGGGAATCGTTGACCCCTTATCTGGGTGGACCGCTGGCGTTTTCGGTGACATGGTTCAACATCTTCTTTCTTCCGGGCCTCTTCGGGTTTGCGGTCTGGGAATTGAAGGAAAACTGGCGTTTGTACGACGCCAATCGCGAGCCCAGTCTGACTCCGTCGGCTGTTGGAAGTCATGGCGAAACCGTTCCTCGCCTGATGAAGCCAGGCTTTCATTCAGGGACTCTGCCGAAGCTCTTTCGCCGCATGCGGCGACTGGAACAGAAAGAAGCGTCGATTCGACGTTACAGCCTGCGTCGCGCTGCGCGCGAGCAGCTCGAACATGTTGAAAGAGACGTCCGGCGTTTTGTGGACCGTGAATTCATTCGTCTGCTGGACCTGTGCCCTCCGTGGAAAGACTTTGGGATTGCCTGCAAACATGTTCATGTGGCATCAAACAGTATTCAGGTGCAGATTACCTGCCGTCGTCTTGGGCATATCCCGTTGACGCTGCTGTTTCAGGAACAAAGTGGCTGGGCGGTGGCGACAATCGCCAACACTGGTTGGCTTCGTTTTGCATCCAGCGAACAAACGCTTGTTTTAGAACACGCACTGGAAGGTTTTTATCGCAAAGCGGGCATCGAACTTGTTCGTGAGCAGCTCTGCGAGAACCTGATTGGGGCACACGAATACGACATTAATTCGGTTGGCCTCGCGATCTGGCCCAACCGCTTGTTTCATCGTGAAATCACAGTGGATCTCGATAGAAGCCAAACCCTTCGCCCAACACCGGCAACAGAGGCCGCAACCTATAATCTGCTGCCAATCGATCGACAGAAGGTTGTCTTCAGTGATTCAAAAACGCAGTGGGCAACCTGGAAGGAAATGTGGCAACCCGCAATTCCATCCGGTTCGACAGAAACGCCTTTGGCATCATCGATGCCTGTTCGTATTCGTCTTATTCAACAGGACTGGCGACCGTAGCAGTTCTGAGAATTCATCAGCGCTGAACAAAAATGAACAGGTTGGCATTTCCTTGTTTTCATTACGACGGTTAAATCGCCCTCTCCGTTCAGGGGCATGTGGCAGCAGGGTCTGACCATATTGATCCGGAGTTTGTCTGATTAACAGAATCAGGGAACGAGTTATGGGTCACAGCGACCAATGGCAGCTCGTCGAGATGGGGTTTATCGATAGCCTCCCTGATGGCGTTGCATTCGTAGATAGTGACCTGCGAGTGCAGTGGACCAACAGGCCATTCCTATCGATTCTTGGCCACGCAGATTCGCCGGTCGGACGCACTCTGACTGAGCTGCTGACTTCGCCGGAGTTTCCGGAGATTGATCTGTCGCCGCTGACCAGTGAGGATCCCGGCCAGCCCCAGCACAGGCTCATTCTTCGTGTCGATTCGCGAAAGTGGCTGGGATTACGCTCGCGACCCTGTTCAGCACGGACGCCCGGGCGGGCACAGGAATCAGCATCAGGATCCCAGGTGGATGCGAATTCAGAGGTGATCGATGGCTACGCCGTTACCGTGCGTGATGTCAGCCTTGAGGTCATGGAACGGCAAAAACAGGAGGCGATTTACAGGGCTGGCCTGGAACTCGGCAATCTCTCTCCGGATGAGGTCACCAGCATGTCACACGACGAACGTGTGGATCTGCTGAAAGAGAGTATTCTGGAATTCACTCAGGATATCCTTGGCTACAAGACGTTCGAGATTCGTCAGCTGAATCCTTTCACTCAGGAGTTGTTGCCGCTTCTGGAATTCGGCATGAACCCGGAAGCTGCCGCCCGGCGGCTGTTTGCAAGACCCGAGGAAAACGGTGTCACAGGCTACGTGGCATACACCGGTACGCCCTACCTTTGTAACGATACACTGGTTGACCCACGGTACTTGTGCGGGATCAACGATGCCCACAGCTCTCTGACAGTACCGCTGATGCTGCGGGACATCGTGCTGGGAACATTTAACGTTGAGAGTCCCGGCACACGTGCTTTTGACGAACAGGACCTTGAATTCTTGCTTCTGTTTGGCCGCATTGTTGCCAACGAATTGAATCAGCTTCAACTGCTGGTTGCGGAAAAGGTCACCACCGAAACGCAGAATTCCGACCGCCTTCGACGTGAGATCTCAGATCCCAGCGATATTATCCTGCGCGACGCAACGTGGATTCTGGAACGCTATATTGGACACGATCCCGATGTTTGTGATCGCCTGCATCGCATCGTCGAAGCCACCCGGAAGATCAGCGGTCGAATTGATCATGTGGACGAGGGCGGGCCGTCGACGTCCATGGTCGGTTCTGTGATTGCCAGAGAACCCCGACCGAAACTGCGCCGTAAACGCATTCTTGTGATCGACGGGGACATCGTCGCTCGTGACGACGCCCACACATTGCTGGGTCAGATGGGGTGCTTTGTGGAGGCTGTCCCGAATTGTGAAGACGCCTGCCTGATGGCGCGATCGCATCACTACGACGTGATCCTGACTGACATCAGGCTGCCTGACAAGAACGGCTATGAGTGTTTTCGCCAACTCAGGGATATCAACGCAAATGTTCCAATCATCATGATGACTGGTTTTGGATATGACCCGACGCATTCCATCGTGAATGCTCGAAAAGAAGGATTGAAGTCCGTCTTGTACAAACCCTTCCGCCGTGGCCAACTCCTCGATGAAGTCGAGAAAGCCGTCTCGACACCGCCCCCTCATGATTCATAATGCAGGCCCGCCGCTGAATAATGACAACTGACGATTCGGCTTCGAACAAAATGGAAAGTGTGGCTGCGGATATCGATCTTCAACGGCAGGCACGCTGCGGATTTCCTGAAGTCATCTACGGCGAAGGCAAGACAGCCGACCTGATCGTTCACATCATGAAAACGCAGCAAGCCGCCGGCCAGGCCTGTCTTGCGACACGTGTGACGGAGGAACAGGCGAATGTGGTCCGCGCCGCGTTTCCCGCTACGATCTACAATCCGGTTGCGCGAACGGTGCGGCTGGTCGCACCCGAAGCGATGGCTGGAAACTTTGAAAATCCACCGACGAGTGCTGCCATCGTGCGAAGTACTCCGGGACCGACAGCAAACGCATCAGGGACGGGGTCTCAGAAGGTACTGGTTGTAACGGCGGGAAGCAGTGACATGCCCGTCGCTGAAGAGGCCCTCGAAACACTTCGGTGGATGAATGTGGCCTGCGAGTTGATCGCGGATTGCGGGGTTGCCGGACCACACCGTCTGCAACGTCATGTCGCACGTCTTCAGGGGGCGAGCGTGATAGTCTGCGTTGCCGGAATGGAAGCCGCGTTACCTTCGGTTGTCGGTGGTTTCGTCAGCTGTCCGGTCATTGGTGTTCCGACATCCGTCGGCTACGGGGCTTCCCTTCAGGGGGTGACAGCATTTTTATCGATGCTCACCTGCTGCTCATCAAACGTAACGGTCGTCAATATTGATGCCGGGTTTAAGGGTGGCTACGTTGCCGGTCTTATCGCTTCGCGAATGCAAGCCAGCGCTGCCCCCGAAAATTGATCGCCGTCTGTTTTCTCGCACCGTTTCAACATTCGATCATCGTAAGCTGCACGCCCGCGAATTGCAGGAGCGAACTCGGGATCGATAGAATTGCGTGATTCCACTTTTCCCCGATGTCCGGCGTGAGAATGCCTGCAGAAATGAATTCAGCATGACTGCAGTTCGCGTGGTTTGCCCGGAATATCAACCCAGAAGACAGACTCAATGCAATTTCAACTGCGATGCGGCTTGATCACGCTTTTCACCATCTTCCTCGATGTTCATCCGGCTTCCGGCCAAACGCCTGAAGCGGGACCGCTGCCAACCACCCATTTTGTGAATCCTATTGCGGAAGGTGCTGATCCGTGGGTGACGCGGGATCCGCAAAGCGGGAAGTACCTTTGGTGTCTGAGCGACGGTAATCGAGCGATTGTGATTCACAGAAGTGTTTCGCTGACAACTTTTGGCGAGAAGCATGTCGTCTGGACAGCACCCGAAACCGGTCCGTATTCCCGCGAAGTCTGGGCACCGGAATTACATTTTGTGGAAGGGCGATGGGTGAT is from Planctomycetaceae bacterium and encodes:
- the larB gene encoding nickel pincer cofactor biosynthesis protein LarB; protein product: MTTDDSASNKMESVAADIDLQRQARCGFPEVIYGEGKTADLIVHIMKTQQAAGQACLATRVTEEQANVVRAAFPATIYNPVARTVRLVAPEAMAGNFENPPTSAAIVRSTPGPTANASGTGSQKVLVVTAGSSDMPVAEEALETLRWMNVACELIADCGVAGPHRLQRHVARLQGASVIVCVAGMEAALPSVVGGFVSCPVIGVPTSVGYGASLQGVTAFLSMLTCCSSNVTVVNIDAGFKGGYVAGLIASRMQASAAPEN
- a CDS encoding response regulator, coding for MGHSDQWQLVEMGFIDSLPDGVAFVDSDLRVQWTNRPFLSILGHADSPVGRTLTELLTSPEFPEIDLSPLTSEDPGQPQHRLILRVDSRKWLGLRSRPCSARTPGRAQESASGSQVDANSEVIDGYAVTVRDVSLEVMERQKQEAIYRAGLELGNLSPDEVTSMSHDERVDLLKESILEFTQDILGYKTFEIRQLNPFTQELLPLLEFGMNPEAAARRLFARPEENGVTGYVAYTGTPYLCNDTLVDPRYLCGINDAHSSLTVPLMLRDIVLGTFNVESPGTRAFDEQDLEFLLLFGRIVANELNQLQLLVAEKVTTETQNSDRLRREISDPSDIILRDATWILERYIGHDPDVCDRLHRIVEATRKISGRIDHVDEGGPSTSMVGSVIAREPRPKLRRKRILVIDGDIVARDDAHTLLGQMGCFVEAVPNCEDACLMARSHHYDVILTDIRLPDKNGYECFRQLRDINANVPIIMMTGFGYDPTHSIVNARKEGLKSVLYKPFRRGQLLDEVEKAVSTPPPHDS